TGCTCCCGCGTCCTGATCTCATGAAGGACTGCAGCAGAATTAAAGTTCAAAAATAAAGTGTGTTGAAAGTCACTGCAAGTTTTTGTTTGTGATAAAATGCCAAACGACTGCGGTAAACATGAGCGATGTAGAAAAGGAGACAGTAAATACACTATATACATGAACACATTTCTGTTCTGCTGATAAAAACAGTCTGAGTTGAAGTTGAGAAAAGACGCATCTCATAGCGCGGTGTTCTTCTTGTCTGGTCTTTCCTTCGGGGAGGGTGCTAGGTGGCGCTGTCGGTTGCTCTCTTTCTCGTGTCCCTGCTTCATCAGGCTGGCCACAAACTGGAACATGGTCTGGGTCACAAACAACGCACATTGAACATTGACCCATGCCAGGGTCTCCATAGGGGAAGGACATTCATTCTTTAGACAAAAGTTTTGAATTGCTAGCCAGGGTTTTTAGAAAGAGCATGTGTGAATTAGTACAAAACGGTGCTATTAGATATTGTGTGTCCACAAATGTGCACCAAAGTTATACAGGATATGGAATAGGGAAGGTTTGCTGGAGGTTGTATGTAGCTTAGTTATGGACTAAAATAATTTTCCTTGATCAAtatgaaacatttaaattaacCAGTTACTTGAAAGTGTGGTAGACAAGAAAAAGCTCTTTATTGGGATAAACTTTAGGCTTGTAGCAGGTGTAAAATTTATTAGAAAATCAATATGTTATTTGAAAGACTACAAGTACCCATAATGTACATAATGTTTTGGATTTGTGTATGGGTGTATTTttgaaaaagtcagtataatatGAGTAAAGAGTCATAAAacgtcatagtgtagtatgtcgaaaaaagtcataaactcagcaaaaaaagaagcaccctttttcaggacactatattttaaagatacttttgtaaaaatctaaataactttagagatcttcattgtaaagggtttaaacaatgttttccatgcttgttcaataaacaaacaattattgaacatgcacctgttgaatggtcgaaaagacaataacagcttGCAGGCGATaggcaattaaggtcacagttatAAGAAAGTTAATAAAGTAAAGAGACATttctactgactctgaaaaacaccaaaagaaagacGCCCAGGGTCCCTGCTAATCTGCATGAACGTGCCTTAGGCAATGGTGCAAGGaggcatgaggacagcagatgtggctagggcaatacattgcaatgtccctactgtgagacgcctaagacatcgctacagggagacaggaagcacagctgaCCGTCCTCGCAGTGGCAGACCATGTGTAACAACACCTGCATAGGATCGGTACATCCGAATATCACACCTGcgggacaggtacaggatggcaaCAACAACCGCAAGAagtggccagtctggtgcagtacatgaggaggagatgcactgcagtacttaatgcagctggtggccacaccagatactgagggctacttttgattttgaacccccctttgttcagggacacattattccatttctgttagtcacatgtctgtgaaaattgttcagtttatgtcttagttgttaaatcttttaatgttcataCGAATATTATATAAAAGCAGTTAAAAGTGacaggacgtttcttttttgctgagtatagtacagcatgtcaaaaaagtgattaaaagtcatagtattgtagatcaaagaaagtgataaaaagtcatagtatattatgttgaaaataatgataaaaaagtcatagtaaagtatgtcgaaaaaacgtatagtatgtcaaagaaattgataaaaaagtcatagtatataatatattgtaaaaagtcatggtatagtatgttgaaaaaaatgacaaaaaagtcatagatgttgaaaaaaagcgatagaaaagtcacagtatagaatgtcgaaaaaagtcatagtatagtatgtcaaaagtgatgaaaaagtcatagtatagtatatattgaaaaaagtcaaagtatagtttgttaaaaaaaagtgataaaaagtcatagtatagtatgtcgaaaagatttattaaaaaaagtcatatcgaaaaaagtcatagtatagtatcttgaaaaaagtcgaaaaaaagtcagtatagtttgtcgaacaaattgatgaaaaaagtcatagtatagtatgtcgaaaaaaatatataaaaaaagtcagtatagtatgtcaaaaaaaaattataaaaaagtcatagtatagtatgtcgaaaaagtcatcgtatagaatgtcgaaaaaagtgataaaaaagtcacattatagtttgttaaaaatagtgataataatcatagtatagtatgtcaaagaaattgataaaaaaaagtcatagtatagtatgtcgaaaaaaaatgataaaaaaaagtcatcgtatagaatgtcgaaaaaaatcacagtatagtttgttaaaaaaagtgataaaaagtcatagtacactatgtcgaaaaaaacatagtatagtatgtcgaaaaaagtcatagtatagtttgtcgaacaaattgataaaaaaaagtcatttcaaaaaaagtgataaaagagtcatagtatagtatctcgaaaaaagtcgaaaaaaaagtcatagtatagtatgtcgaaaaaagtgataaaaaagtcatagtatactacaGGATTTGAACACCCAACCTTCGGTCTTCCAATCATTTTCTTATCATCctaaaaatagtaataatagtcatagtatagtatgtcaaagaaattgataaaaaaaaagtgtcaaaaaaagtcataatatagaatgtcgaaaaaaatataaataaagtcatagtacagtatgtcgaaaaaagtcatagtatagtatgtcaaaaaagtctgaataaagtcggtatagtatgtcaaaaaaggtcaaaaaaagtcaaaaaagtaataaaaattcatagtatagtacgtcgtaaaaaagtgataaaaaatgcatggtatagtatgtcgaaaaaagtaggaaaaaagtcatagtatatagtatgtcgaaagaaagtcgaaaaaagtcatatgtcgaaaaagtcgtaaaaaaagtcatagtacagtgcGTTGTAAAAGTGatgaagaagtcatagtatagtatgttgaaaaaatgataaaaagtcatagtatagcatttcgataaaactgaagaaaaagtcatagcatagtgtgtggaaaaaagtcatagtatagtatgtcgaaaaaagtgataaaaaagtcatagtatagtatatcgaaaaaagtcacattatagtttgttaaaaatagtgataatagtcatagtatagtatgtcaaagaaattgataaaaaaagtcatagtatagtatgtcgaaaaaaaatgataaaaaaagtcatagtatgtcgaaaaagtcatcgtatagaatgtcgaaaaaaatctaaataaagtcataatatagtatgtcgaaaaaaatcacagtatagtttgttaaaaaaagtgataaaaagtcatagtacactatgtcgaaaaaaacatagtatagtatgttgaaaaaagtcatagtatagtatgtcgaaaaaaatgtcaaaaaaagtcataaaaaagtcatagtatagtatgtcagtgataaaaaagtcatagtatagtatgtcgaaaaaaagtcatataaaaagtcatagtatagtatgtcgaaaaaaagtcgataaaaaaagtcatagtatagtatgtcgaaaaaagtcatagtatagtatgtcgaaaaaaagtgataaaaaaagtcatagtatagtatgtcgaaaaaaagtcatagtatagtatgtcgtaaaaaagtcatagtatagtatgtaaaaaaaagtcatagtatagtatgtcgaaaaaagtgataaaaaagtcatagtatagtatatcgaaaaaagtcacattatagtttgttaaaaatagtgataatagtcatagtatagtatgtcaaagaaattgataaaaaaagtcatagtatagtatgtcgaaaaaaaatgataaaaaaagtcatagtatgtcgaaaaagtcatcgtatagaatgtcgaaaaaaatctaaataaagtcataatatagtatgtcgaaaaaaatcacagtatagtttgttaaaaaaagtgataaaaagtcatagtacactatgtcgaaaaaaacatagtatagtatgttgaaaaaagtcatagtatagtttgtcaaacaaattgataaaaaaaaagtcataaaagagtcatagtatactacAGGATTATGAACACCCAACCTTTGGTCTTCCAATCATTTTCTTATCATCCTATGCTATCTGACCTAACACaaagtttgtgttttcataaaaaagtcatagtatagtatatcgaaaaaagtgattaaaaaagtcatagtatagcatgtcaaaaaagtgataaaaagtcacagtataatatTGTcaagaaaagtgataaaaaagtcatagtatagcatgtcgaaaaaagtcataatatagaatgtcgaaaaaagtcatagtatagtatgtcgaaaaaagtcataatatagaatgtcgaaaaaaatctaaataaagtcatagtatagtatgtcaaagaaattgataaaaaaaaaagtgccaaaaaaagtcatagtacagtatgtcgaaaaaagtcatagtatagtatgtcaaaaaaagtcataatatagaatgtcgaaaaaaatctaaataaagtcatagtacagtatgtcgaaaaaagtcatagtatagtatgtcgaaaaagtctaaataaagtcagtatagtatgtcaaaaaaggtcaacaaaagtaaaaaaaagtagtaaaaattcatagtatagtacgtcgtaaaaaagtgatgaagaagtcatagtatagtatgttgaaaaaagtgataaaaatgcatggtatagtatgtcgaaaaaagtaggaaaaaagtcatagtatagtatctcgaaaaagtcatagtatatagtatgtcgaaagaaagtcataaaatagtatgtcaaaaaatgtcgaaaaagtcgtaaaaaaagtcatagtatagtacgttgtaaaaaagtgatgaagaagtcatagtatagtatgttgaaaaaaattataaaaagtcatagtatagcatttaaaaaaaaagtgataaaaatgtcatagtatgaccaaaaaagtgataagaaagACTAACACAACTTCTCTCTTCATTCATGGAAAGTAGACCTTCAAACTAATTGCACCCCACAGTCATTGAACACTCAACTTTCTGTCTTCCAATCATTCTCTTATCACCCTAAGCTATCAGACTTAACACAaagattgtttttgtaaaaaagttatagtatagtatgtcgataaaagtcgaaaaaaaaaagtcatagtatagtttgtcaaatatagtagaaaaaaaaagtcacagtatagttatgaccaaaaaagtgataaaatagtcattgtatattatgtcaaaaaagtgataaaaaagtaatagtatagcatgtcgataaaactgaagaaaaagtcatagcatagtgtGTGGAAAAAAGTGGTAAGAATACAACTTTTCTATTTAATCTATCTATTTGAACACTTAACCTTCTGCCTTCCAATCATTTTATTATCACCCTATACTATCTGACCTGACACaggtttatgtttttgtcatttttgtctctttcacttagtATATTGGCCCTCAATACTTAATGAAACATACTGTGTAAGATTCAAATACTCAACCTCCTGTCTTTCAATCATTCTCTTATCACTCCAAGCTTTCGGACCTGACACAAAAGCTATGTTTTTGGCATATTTGTTTCTTTCACTTAGTATATTGGACCTCAAAACTTACCAAAAAGTGTAAGATTTGAACACTCAACCTTTTGTCTACCAATCATACTCTTAACTCCCTAAGCTAACTGACCTGAGACAAAAactatgtttttgtaaaaaaaagtcatatgtcgaaaaaagtgaaaaaagtcacagtataatatgtcgaaaaaagtgataaaaaaaatcatagcatagtatgtagaaaaaagtgataagagaGACTGACAGGAAAACTACTTTTCTCTTAATCTTCATTCCTGTAAAGTAAGTCTTCAAAATAATTACATATTACAGGATTTGAACACCCAACCTTTAGTCTTCCAATCATTTGCTTATCATCCTATGCTATCTGACCTAAGACAAAGATTATGTTttcgtaaaaaagtcatagtatagtatatcgaaaaaagtgattaaaaaagtcatagtatagcatgtcaaaaaaagtgataaaaagtcccaGTATAATATTGTcaagaaaagtgataaaaaagtcatagtatagcatgtcaaaaaagtgataaaaagtcacagtataatatTGTcgagaaaagtgataaaaaagtcatagaatagtatgtcgaaaaaagtgataaaaaagtcatagtattgtatgtcgaaaaagtcatagtatagtatgttgaaaaaaatgagagaCTGACAGAAAAACAACTTTTCTCTTAATCTATTTGTATTCTTCATTCCtttatgtagaaaaagtcatagtatgtcaaagaaagtcatagtacaatGTCGaacaaatttgaaaaaagtcatagtattgtatattgaaaagtaatagtatacaGTAGTacgacaaaaaaaatcatagtgtaGCATGTgcatgataaaaagtcatagtatatagtatgttaaaaaagtgataaaaagtcatagtatagtatgtcaaaaccaTGATAAAAAAGGCATTATGTACTCataattgtgtgaatgctgattctgCTGATTATGTGTTTTGCCAaaagtagtatagtatgtccaaaaaagacatagtatagtaggtcaaaaaaagtaattaaaaagtcatagtatagtatattatatgaaaaaaatcatagtatagtacattgaaaaaagtgataaaaagtcttagtataatatattgaataaagttatagtatagtatgttggggCAATTCGGGGCCTGATCACCCCCGACTGGGTCACCCAGGTGAGGGTGTCTGATTTTTAAGACCCGAAACACCTGATGACCCTGGGTTAATCACTGACGATGTGTCCAGGTTGCACCACAGTGTATTTTAAGAACTGTCATTGAAAGCCTGGAAGAACATGTAAACTCCTCAGTCCGGaatgggaaaaaaagtgacgaaaaagtcatagtattcgATGTCAAAGAAattgatgaaaaaagtcatagtgtacaGTAagtagtatgacgaaaaaaatcatagtgtagcatgtcaaaaaaaatgataaaaagtcatagaattaAAGAGACATGCAGAATTCTGACGCAAGCTGGACACAAACCACCACTACTGCTGACATGCTGATTGCACACATCAAGCCTATTCCATAAGGCATTTACCCAGAATTAGTCGCTAAAAAGCAAAGGTCTCTGATTAACACCCACATAAGGAGACACACAGGTCACACAATGGCACTCCTTACCTTCCACGCCTCCTCCAGCTCAGCCGTCCACCTCTCCTTCAGGATGGGCTGCACGGCACAGATGAATTCTGCTCCGACGTACTGGAAAATAATTATGTAAGATACTTACTGATGTGCGTATGCCTTGTTAACAAGGATAATATCCAGTTAGTGTTACAGCATTCTTGTTATGTACAAGAGTAGGTGTGTTTCCATTTTGCAGTTTTGGCTCAATTCATTCAGCTGCTGTGATTTTAGGAGTCTCAGTATAATGGTGAGTCTGATAAAGAGCTACAGCTGAAATTAGAACATTTGGATCATTGGGGTCTTACACTGTAGTACTTAGGTGGGGCGTTGTAATGATAATGGCTTTTTCCCAGCTCCAGAGCCAGAGCTTCCAGTCTCTCCAGCTGGTCCAGTCTAGCCACGCTTTTCTCGATAAAAGACATCACCCTGAAAAAGATGGAGCAAAAAAGACACCCAGCACGAGTTAATTGTGAATTAGCAGTAGGCGACTATCAACTGACACATCTCCACTGTAGATAAGTGTGTGTCACAAACTCAAATGCCTAGAAAGATTGATTCTTATCAATATAGCTCACACTCGACACTGCAAAATTGCACGCTACTTTATCCCTTTATGTCCTGCACAAAACACCACAGAATCAATATCCTTTGTTGCTTTTGCAGGTGTGTCTGTCACCACTGCAGAGTGTGTGGGTGACAGTTTTGAAGATGAATATGGAACAAAGGGTTAGAGTTGgtttatctctctctttcctctctcgcTGCCACCATGGACATTTTGTACTAATGTCCCCGTGTGTGGTTGAAGGGCCATTTGGCCTTATCACAGAATTTAAGAGCAGCCGGTTCACACTGGGAtgggtctgtgtgtctctgctgcaATGCCACGCTAGCCTCTGTACCTTCAGGTCCTCAGGCAGTAATTGGCTGTTTTGGCCTTGTGCATAGAGGAACACATAGAAGCCTGATGCACCCTGGAAACCACAGACAAGTGGCTGTGATAGATGCTACAAGCTCTATCTGCAGCAGAGTGGTAAGCAATGTTATAATGATACCACTACCTGAGGCGCCACTTATCTTATGATTTCATCCCCTGTACTGTGTGCAACATGGCTTCATTATGTACTGTTAAAAAGATGAGTCCGGTTTATTTTTCtgatgaaaagaccaaaacaactaCAGTATGTATTGATTCCACTAACAAGTATTGCCTGTAGCCAATGCCTGATATTCCTCAGTGCCATGTACCTCCCTTGTTGTCCAAAAGCTATTGAAAACACATCGAGGATACACTGGCCTGCTGCCGCACATGCTCACTAGAGctgtgattcccaaccaggggtacttcTAGTTCCCCCAAGGGGTACCTGGAATATTTGTGGAGTGGCTCTGATAATTTCAATAAGCAGAAATTATATTTTGGTAGTCTGATAAAATAAGAACACCACATGTGTATTCATCTGTGGCTTTAAATAGTCCTCCAAAAATTCACAATTCACACCTGTTTGAGGattgtttgctaaaaactacagtgctcaGATAGAACTGTTTAAGGAAATTACTGAgccttatttaaaaataatttgtgagttgtttttaaagtgcccatattatgaaaaaaacacattttctgggatttggggtgttcttttgtgtctctggtgcttccacacgcataccaactttgaaaaaaatccatccatgctgttttgagtgagatacggtttctgaatgtgtcctgccttcagtctctgggtgagctgttcaaaatcggtacggcttgtgacgtcacaagccgaaacgtgctggccgcaaccgttagctcgtagcgttagcatgctaacgctaacgctagcatgctacctcattctcaatagcaaagcactgctacaacacacactagttcaccataatctacaaaagaactacatacatgtgcgccctcatttagaagtctcccagctaatcctgccttgtaactgaccgaagttggagaaacggcctttcttttacggtctatggagctagctagctgacatgatctacatctgagctactgcatgtgcgagtgcaatcaaagatagtacagaagaagaagaagaagaaaagaggtctcactctgtagctaaaacagagaccaggtgaaaagaggatctgcagcagtgagagagagctgtgcagtacaacaaaaatatggtgttttttgaaaattaaaccatgtaaacctattctggtacaaccttaaaatacaattatgaacctgaaaatgagcataatatgggcgctttaaaatttactttttcagtaggaaccaatgggtgACTTGGGGCCACAGACACGGTAGGGAAGTATATATTAAGAGAAGGACTAATgcatttttggttttggtctttttatgggatttgtttaaaacaagaaaatatataGCTATGCCTGCCCTGTCCTTTTTTGCATAGCAACTAGGACGGTAATCATAATGACAGAATCAATATGCTCTCCTGACCAGTGTATACCGTGCAGTACTATGCTATGCTATCATTGGCTGGCTCGTTCAGTTTAGCTAAAGTGTTGATGTGTTATGAGTTACAGAGTTGGTGACTGACCGTAGACCGTGTGCCCTGAGCTCCCGGCTGGTCCGCAACCTCTTCAGGTCCTCCACGTCTCGGAACAGGAAGAAGACATCCTTGCATTCCGGATGGGTCTCAAACAACCTGTTACCAAGACAACAATAGCGCACGCCTCTGAGAGCCGCCTGTCATATTCATTCCCAGACCAAAACAaacctatctatctatataaTCCAGCACAGACAACCAGGACATTTGTGGTGCTGAACTGTAACATCGAGCAAGGCATTAATGATACATTATAGTTTCAAAGACGTGTGGGTGTGGCAGGTCAAACAGAAGCTTATTctattttgtttattgttttttttcttccttttttccgTGGCCTCCAGCACTGCTagtgagaggaa
This region of Sander vitreus isolate 19-12246 chromosome 20, sanVit1, whole genome shotgun sequence genomic DNA includes:
- the xgb gene encoding x globin: MGCAISGLAAKAEFGDRTTEKAAGAAYPSEDQIQMIKESWKVIQDDIAKVGIIMFVRLFETHPECKDVFFLFRDVEDLKRLRTSRELRAHGLRVMSFIEKSVARLDQLERLEALALELGKSHYHYNAPPKYYSYVGAEFICAVQPILKERWTAELEEAWKTMFQFVASLMKQGHEKESNRQRHLAPSPKERPDKKNTAL